The Dromaius novaehollandiae isolate bDroNov1 unplaced genomic scaffold, bDroNov1.hap1 HAP1_SCAFFOLD_191, whole genome shotgun sequence genome contains a region encoding:
- the LOC135327015 gene encoding olfactory receptor 14A16-like, with the protein MSNSSFLTEFLLLAFADTRELQLLHFLLFLGIYSWAALLSNGLIITAVSCDHHLHTPMYFFLLNLSVLDLGTISSTVPKSMANSLWDTRAISYSGGAAQVFFFVFLISAEYFLLTIMAYDRYVAICKPLHYGTLMDSRACVKMAAAAWGTGFLYSVLHIANTFSIPLCQDNALGQFFCEIPQILKLSCSDAYLREAGLLVVSFCLAFVCFIFIVLSYVQIFSSVLRIPSEQGRHKAFSMCLPHLAVVSLFLSTAMFAYLKPPSLSSPALDLVVAVLYSVVPPAVNPLIYSMRNKDLKDALKKLIQLVLVQQV; encoded by the coding sequence atgtccaacagcagcttcctcactgaGTTCCTCCTCTTGGCGTTCGCGGAcacccgggagctgcagctcttgcacttcctcctgttcctgggcatctactcATGGGCTGCCCTCCtcagcaatggcctcatcatcacagctgtaagctgtgaccaccacctccacacccccatgtacttcttcctccttaATCTCTCTGTCCTCGACCTTGGCACGATCTCATCCACTgtgcccaaatccatggccaattccctgtgggacaccagggccatttcctattcAGGaggtgctgcccaggtctttttctttgtcttcttaatttcagcagaatatttccttcttaccatcatggcctatgaccgctatgttgccatctgcaaacccctgcactatgggaccctcatggacagcagagcttgtgtcaaaatggcagcagctgcctggggcactggttttctctattctgtgctgcacattgctaacacattttcaataccactctgccaagacAATGCCCTGGGccaattcttctgtgaaattcctcagatcctcaagctctcctgctcagatgcctacctcagggaagctgggcttcttgtggttagtttTTGTTTAgcctttgtgtgtttcattttcattgtgctgtcctacgtgcagatcttttCATCTGtcctgaggatcccctctgagcagggccggcacaaagccttttccatgtgcctcccgcacctggccgtggtctccctgtttctcagcactgcaatgtttgcatACCtaaagcccccctccctctcctccccagctctggatctggtggtggctgttctgtactcagtggtgcctccagcagtgaatcccctcatctacagcatgaggaacaaggaccttaaggatgcactgaagaaattgattcaactggtactagttcagcaggtATAA